A region of Moorena producens PAL-8-15-08-1 DNA encodes the following proteins:
- a CDS encoding S-layer homology domain-containing protein, translating to MATLYVNPATGSDSADGSESTPFKTITKAFDSAGSGDEIQLKPGTYNSASGETFPLKAPSGVKIIGDEANKGKDILIEGNGLFNTRFGGGQNVTLILAKDTELRGVTMTNRERRGTGAWIESGSPVVANCTFKECNREGVNVTGEAAPEIKNNDFIGSDIEGQGISITRDGKGNIQGNTCKKMGNGIAVDNNAAPRLVDNTTSENIFGIVVSGDARPILRKNRIENNERFGLSVAGNGFPDLGTTAEPGENILVNNGEFDLKNFTTVELKSVGNFLVASKASGPVSIQDAIAEVPKPTDPPDPVDPPDPVDPPDPVDPPDPVDPPDPVDPPDSTKKLTDIAGHWAEDFIEGLYSKGYVSGFNDGSFKPNQTMTRAEYAALLVNAFNPQPERAAKDFTDVDSKYWAYEKIKQAYRGGFLSGYPGGTFKPTDKVQRAQIIVSLVNGLDLTASSPNALQAYDDSGSIPTYAIDAVKTATKKEIIVNHSNIKQLNPTRNATRAEVAAMVYQALVDANKVSAINNQYIVKFQDDGIPTFADIQNHWAKEFIQGLLAEGMISGVDNTNFKPNDKINRAQYAALISKAFNPPAKREAKQFKDVGDGSWAKDAIQKAYRGGFLSGYANGNFGQADNVKRADVIVSLVNGLGLKESDPNALDLYDDKGDIPSYATDQVITATKKLIVVNSPDQRKLNPVREATRGEVAAMVYQALLDQGTLTAAVNSEYIVVG from the coding sequence ATGGCAACTCTATACGTCAATCCAGCTACTGGAAGTGATAGCGCTGATGGTAGCGAATCTACGCCCTTTAAAACTATTACCAAAGCCTTCGATTCAGCTGGATCAGGTGACGAGATTCAACTAAAACCTGGTACTTATAATAGTGCCAGTGGTGAAACCTTCCCGCTGAAAGCTCCCTCTGGTGTAAAGATTATAGGGGATGAAGCAAACAAAGGCAAGGATATCTTAATTGAAGGCAACGGATTGTTCAACACCCGTTTCGGTGGTGGTCAAAACGTGACCCTGATCCTAGCTAAGGATACCGAGCTCAGGGGAGTAACCATGACCAATCGTGAGCGCCGAGGTACTGGTGCCTGGATTGAGTCTGGTAGCCCTGTAGTAGCTAATTGTACCTTCAAAGAGTGCAATCGTGAAGGGGTTAATGTCACAGGTGAGGCGGCACCAGAAATTAAAAATAATGATTTCATTGGTAGTGATATCGAGGGTCAAGGGATATCGATTACCAGGGATGGCAAAGGGAACATCCAAGGCAATACCTGTAAAAAAATGGGTAATGGCATTGCTGTTGATAATAATGCAGCGCCCAGGCTGGTGGATAACACAACCTCTGAAAACATCTTTGGGATAGTGGTTTCTGGGGACGCTCGACCGATACTGCGTAAGAATCGGATTGAAAACAACGAAAGATTTGGTCTGTCAGTTGCTGGCAATGGTTTTCCCGATTTGGGAACCACAGCAGAGCCAGGGGAAAACATACTGGTTAACAACGGTGAGTTTGATTTAAAAAATTTCACCACGGTTGAGCTGAAATCAGTGGGCAATTTTTTAGTTGCCTCAAAAGCCAGTGGTCCGGTTTCAATTCAGGATGCGATCGCTGAAGTGCCTAAACCCACTGACCCACCTGATCCGGTTGACCCACCTGATCCTGTTGACCCACCTGATCCGGTTGACCCACCTGATCCGGTTGACCCACCTGATCCTGTTGACCCACCTGATTCAACTAAAAAGTTAACTGATATTGCCGGTCATTGGGCAGAGGATTTCATCGAGGGATTGTACAGTAAAGGATACGTTAGTGGCTTCAATGATGGCAGCTTTAAGCCAAACCAAACCATGACTCGTGCTGAATATGCGGCCTTGTTAGTCAACGCGTTCAATCCTCAACCTGAAAGGGCAGCCAAGGATTTCACTGATGTTGATTCCAAGTATTGGGCTTACGAAAAGATTAAACAAGCCTATCGTGGTGGATTCCTCTCTGGCTACCCTGGGGGGACATTCAAACCCACAGATAAAGTCCAGCGTGCCCAAATCATTGTTTCACTGGTGAATGGGTTAGACTTAACGGCTTCTAGCCCCAATGCCTTACAAGCCTACGATGACAGCGGTTCCATTCCTACCTACGCCATTGACGCTGTCAAAACCGCAACCAAAAAAGAAATTATCGTAAATCACAGCAATATCAAGCAACTCAACCCCACTCGCAATGCCACCCGTGCTGAAGTAGCTGCGATGGTTTATCAAGCCTTGGTGGATGCTAACAAAGTCAGCGCCATTAACAATCAATATATTGTCAAATTTCAGGACGACGGGATACCCACATTCGCCGACATTCAAAACCACTGGGCGAAAGAGTTTATTCAGGGATTGTTGGCAGAAGGTATGATTTCAGGTGTTGATAACACTAACTTTAAACCTAACGATAAGATCAACCGTGCTCAATATGCGGCCTTGATTAGCAAAGCGTTTAACCCTCCAGCCAAAAGGGAGGCCAAGCAATTCAAAGATGTCGGTGATGGGTCTTGGGCTAAGGATGCGATTCAAAAAGCCTATCGTGGTGGATTCCTATCTGGTTACGCTAATGGCAACTTCGGACAAGCCGATAATGTCAAGCGAGCGGATGTAATTGTTTCCTTAGTAAATGGTTTGGGTTTAAAAGAATCGGATCCCAATGCTTTGGATCTCTATGATGACAAAGGAGATATTCCCAGCTATGCCACAGATCAAGTCATAACCGCTACTAAAAAACTGATTGTGGTCAATTCCCCTGACCAGAGGAAACTCAATCCCGTGCGTGAGGCCACTCGTGGTGAGGTAGCTGCGATGGTTTATCAGGCTTTGCTGGATCAGGGCACACTAACTGCTGCTGTGAATAGTGAGTACATTGTGGTTGGTTGA